A section of the Clostridium sp. TW13 genome encodes:
- a CDS encoding TRM11 family SAM-dependent methyltransferase — MFHYVILPNPSHNRIYFNSAIKIAKNELLAIAESMQLRLEIIEDKESELPASIYFSTETPLSEAEMQRLGTFSMYYALFEIVQDGLLRPVLVKDFHVFPESMNQILRYSGKTNEQFTRLMVNLAVSACKTSSSKIKLIDPMCGKGTTLYEGLIRGFDVVGIDMNAKWIQETKTFVVKYLQEGKFKYNTRNEKRTANGKKIADLFVLNTAAEKSEYNLGNVQSLEIFTSDARNAKMLIKQNSCDILVSDLPYGVQHASKSDADSKLSRSPLQLLNECCIAWKYIMKSKGAIVLSFNEFTLKYKDAAKVFQDNGFIVLEDEPYNGYLHRVDQAINRNLIVVQKP, encoded by the coding sequence ATGTTTCATTATGTAATTCTACCAAATCCAAGTCATAATCGTATTTACTTTAATTCAGCAATAAAAATAGCAAAAAATGAATTGTTAGCTATAGCTGAATCAATGCAGTTACGATTAGAAATAATAGAAGATAAGGAAAGTGAGCTACCAGCGAGTATTTATTTTTCAACAGAAACTCCATTATCAGAAGCAGAAATGCAGCGACTTGGAACATTCTCCATGTATTATGCACTTTTTGAAATTGTACAAGATGGATTATTGCGTCCAGTGTTAGTCAAAGATTTTCATGTGTTTCCAGAGAGTATGAATCAAATTTTACGATATAGTGGAAAGACAAATGAGCAATTTACTCGACTAATGGTTAATCTTGCAGTAAGTGCTTGCAAAACATCAAGTAGTAAGATTAAACTTATAGATCCTATGTGTGGAAAAGGTACAACACTGTATGAAGGATTAATTCGTGGATTTGATGTGGTTGGGATAGATATGAATGCTAAATGGATACAGGAAACTAAAACATTTGTAGTTAAATATCTTCAAGAAGGAAAATTTAAATATAATACTAGAAATGAGAAACGTACTGCAAATGGTAAAAAAATTGCAGATCTATTTGTTTTAAATACAGCTGCAGAAAAATCTGAATACAACTTAGGAAATGTTCAAAGTCTAGAGATATTTACTTCTGATGCACGAAATGCAAAAATGCTAATAAAACAGAATTCGTGTGATATATTAGTATCAGATTTGCCATACGGAGTTCAACATGCAAGTAAATCTGATGCAGATAGCAAACTTAGCAGAAGTCCGTTACAGCTGTTAAATGAATGCTGTATTGCTTGGAAGTATATAATGAAATCCAAAGGGGCTATAGTGCTTTCTTTTAATGAATTTACTCTTAAATATAAGGATGCTGCAAAGGTTTTTCAAGATAATGGCTTTATTGTTCTTGAGGATGAACCGTATAATGGATATTTGCACCGTGTAGATCAAGCTATTAATCGTAACTTAATTGTAGTTCAAAAACCTTAA
- a CDS encoding MTH1187 family thiamine-binding protein — protein sequence MIIADIAVMPLIPCRTEEDMYSVVDEVIKIIQESGLKYEVGAMSTTVEGEFDEVMDIVKTCHKLPFELGIDRVITVVRIDEKRNGLTIDDKLSHYR from the coding sequence ATGATTATTGCTGATATAGCTGTTATGCCATTAATACCTTGCCGTACAGAAGAAGATATGTACTCTGTTGTTGATGAAGTCATAAAAATCATTCAGGAAAGCGGCTTAAAATATGAAGTTGGTGCCATGAGTACAACTGTTGAAGGTGAATTTGATGAAGTTATGGATATTGTAAAAACATGTCACAAGCTTCCTTTTGAACTTGGCATAGATAGAGTAATTACAGTAGTTAGAATTGATGAAAAAAGAAATGGACTAACTATAGATGATAAGTTAAGTCATTATAGATAA
- a CDS encoding TatD family hydrolase yields MENKIINIFDSHAHYDDSAFDADRDEVLAEIQQLGVIGVINCGASLEGARMSVELSNQHDFIYSAVGIHPENAGEYNLEVEKEFKNLTSSNGKIRAIGEIGLDYYWEENPPRELQKEVFRKQMKLAEDLSLPVIIHDRDAHKDTLEIMKEFPNVRGVVHCFSGSVEFAKECLDLGYYIGFTGVVTFKNAKKILDVAKEVPLERMLVETDAPYMAPVPNRGKRNQSNYILSIIDKLAEIKGMDINDISQTFIKNTRSLFEI; encoded by the coding sequence ATGGAAAACAAAATAATAAATATATTTGATTCTCATGCACATTATGATGATTCAGCCTTTGATGCAGATAGGGACGAGGTCTTGGCAGAGATACAACAATTAGGAGTAATTGGAGTTATAAATTGTGGCGCTTCTTTAGAAGGAGCTAGAATGTCTGTTGAGCTTTCTAATCAACATGATTTTATATATAGTGCAGTAGGGATACATCCAGAAAATGCTGGAGAATATAATTTAGAAGTTGAAAAAGAATTTAAAAACTTAACTTCAAGTAATGGAAAAATAAGAGCAATAGGTGAAATTGGTTTAGATTATTACTGGGAAGAGAATCCACCAAGGGAATTACAAAAAGAAGTATTTAGAAAACAGATGAAATTAGCTGAGGATTTAAGTTTACCAGTTATAATACATGATAGAGATGCACATAAAGATACCTTAGAAATAATGAAAGAATTCCCTAATGTTAGAGGTGTAGTTCACTGCTTTTCAGGGAGTGTAGAATTTGCTAAGGAATGCTTAGATCTTGGTTATTACATAGGTTTTACGGGCGTTGTTACATTTAAAAATGCTAAAAAGATTTTAGATGTTGCAAAAGAAGTACCACTAGAAAGAATGTTAGTGGAGACTGATGCTCCGTATATGGCTCCTGTTCCTAATAGGGGTAAAAGAAACCAATCAAATTACATCCTATCAATAATAGACAAATTGGCTGAAATAAAAGGGATGGATATAAACGACATAAGTCAAACTTTTATTAAAAATACTAGAAGCTTATTTGAAATATAA
- a CDS encoding ubiquitin-like domain-containing protein: MVDKLKNYLHRVKSSPKAKILVGGLVIIGLATTVFSMRKTVIVSIDGKEQKIITYKGTVEGALHDNDIEIGPKDKVQPSVNSELSNNERIAIHRAVKVNVALDGKKLTLQSAEKTVADMFKAEGISVDTVDKVQPSEDMQLTNDMNITVIRVSSKEVTEVKTLDYETVIRNDENLDKSVSKTVQEGKNGDKELTYKVVYEDGKEVSRKLVAEKVTNKPVNKIVVKGSGESVALSRGDSVIYKKKLDMTATAYSIGNFTASGARTSRNPSGWSTIAVDPNVIPLGTKVYIPGYGLAIAADTGTAIKNNKIDLFMSSYSDACNWGLRSVELYIIAYPGQ; the protein is encoded by the coding sequence ATGGTAGATAAACTAAAAAATTACCTACACAGGGTAAAAAGCAGTCCTAAGGCAAAGATCTTAGTGGGTGGGTTGGTAATCATAGGATTAGCAACTACAGTTTTTTCAATGAGAAAGACAGTAATAGTTAGTATAGACGGTAAAGAACAAAAAATAATCACCTATAAAGGGACTGTTGAAGGGGCTTTACACGACAATGATATTGAAATTGGGCCTAAAGATAAAGTACAACCTTCTGTGAATAGTGAATTGTCGAACAATGAGAGGATTGCCATTCATAGAGCCGTAAAGGTTAACGTGGCTTTAGATGGAAAAAAGTTGACTTTACAATCTGCTGAAAAAACAGTGGCAGATATGTTTAAAGCAGAAGGCATATCTGTTGATACGGTTGATAAGGTACAACCATCTGAAGATATGCAATTGACAAATGATATGAATATAACTGTTATTAGAGTAAGTTCTAAAGAAGTTACAGAAGTTAAGACTTTAGATTATGAAACAGTTATTAGAAATGATGAAAATTTAGATAAGAGTGTTTCGAAAACAGTTCAAGAAGGAAAGAACGGAGATAAAGAACTTACTTATAAAGTAGTTTATGAAGATGGCAAAGAAGTCAGTAGAAAATTAGTAGCTGAAAAAGTTACAAATAAGCCAGTAAATAAAATAGTGGTTAAAGGTAGCGGAGAGAGTGTAGCGCTATCAAGAGGTGATAGTGTTATTTACAAGAAGAAGTTAGATATGACTGCTACAGCTTATTCAATTGGTAATTTTACTGCTAGTGGAGCTAGAACTTCAAGAAATCCTTCAGGATGGAGTACTATAGCCGTTGATCCAAACGTAATTCCTTTAGGTACAAAGGTATATATACCAGGTTATGGATTGGCAATAGCAGCTGATACTGGAACTGCAATTAAGAATAATAAAATAGACCTATTTATGAGTTCATACAGTGATGCCTGTAATTGGGGATTAAGATCTGTAGAATTATATATAATTGCATATCCGGGACAATAA
- a CDS encoding glycoside hydrolase family 53 protein, protein MNFIKGMDISIFKELDHLGGKFYNRGKEEPLLKILKYYDINSIRLRLWVNPYDEEGNPYGGGTNDLETTIELAKLIKESNMSFVLDIHYSDFWTDPGKQIKPREWASIFGEALIDKVYTYTFEVISRLKEEKLIPTMVQVGNEITNGMLWGDGKLPNYEMLSKLLKSGVKAIKDVLVNNEPKIILHLDNGGNNLQFVNWFSEMDSYNVPYDIIGLSYYPVWHGTLQELDYNLNDISTRFNKEVLVVETSYGFTTNNFGNEGMIFTEELAKQTPYQPNKEGQAQFLHDLLEVISKVKNNKGIGFFYWEPAWIPVEGSTWATEAGRKYIGDNSLGGNAWANQALFDFEGNALPALETIKNFKASK, encoded by the coding sequence ATGAACTTTATCAAAGGGATGGATATTTCTATATTCAAGGAATTAGATCATTTGGGAGGAAAGTTTTATAATAGAGGTAAAGAAGAACCGTTATTAAAAATTTTAAAATATTATGATATTAATTCAATAAGATTAAGACTGTGGGTGAATCCATATGATGAGGAAGGAAATCCTTATGGAGGAGGAACGAATGATTTAGAAACAACTATTGAGTTAGCAAAGCTAATTAAAGAAAGCAATATGTCATTTGTTTTAGATATACATTATAGTGATTTTTGGACTGATCCAGGAAAACAAATAAAGCCTAGAGAATGGGCGTCTATATTTGGAGAAGCTTTAATAGATAAAGTATATACATATACTTTTGAAGTTATCAGTAGATTAAAAGAGGAAAAGCTAATTCCTACTATGGTTCAAGTTGGGAATGAGATAACTAACGGTATGTTGTGGGGTGATGGGAAGTTACCTAATTATGAAATGTTATCCAAGCTGCTTAAGTCTGGAGTTAAGGCTATAAAGGATGTATTAGTTAATAATGAGCCTAAGATTATTTTGCACCTGGATAATGGTGGGAATAACCTTCAGTTTGTAAATTGGTTTAGTGAAATGGATAGTTACAATGTTCCATATGATATTATTGGTTTATCATATTATCCAGTTTGGCATGGAACTTTACAGGAATTAGATTATAACTTAAATGATATAAGTACAAGGTTTAATAAAGAAGTGTTAGTTGTTGAGACTTCATATGGCTTTACTACAAATAATTTTGGAAATGAAGGAATGATTTTTACTGAGGAATTAGCAAAGCAAACCCCATATCAACCTAATAAGGAAGGGCAAGCACAATTTCTACATGATTTGTTAGAAGTAATATCTAAAGTTAAGAATAATAAAGGAATTGGATTTTTTTATTGGGAACCAGCTTGGATTCCTGTAGAAGGTAGTACTTGGGCTACTGAAGCTGGAAGAAAGTATATTGGAGATAATTCTTTAGGGGGAAATGCATGGGCAAATCAAGCGTTATTTGATTTTGAAGGTAATGCCTTACCAGCATTAGAAACAATAAAGAATTTTAAAGCTAGTAAGTAA
- a CDS encoding Mrp/NBP35 family ATP-binding protein, which yields MGNCSQCASKDKCTTHDKENCNSTNVNIKVLPKYGNIKNIIGVVSGKGGVGKSTITGILATQLAKKGYKVGVLDADITGPSMPRFFGINEKRAKMMPIDENNFMFEPVETSAGIRVISMNLLTQVEDEPVIWRGPVITGVLNQMYTDTNWGELDYLLIDMPPGTGDIALTIMQSFPIKELIVVSTPQAMVSMIVKKLVTMAQKVGVNVRGVVENMAYIDCDGCGKKMKVFSKKSSEECAEYLGLPLICELPINLDFTEALEAGKAEQYVLESSLYELHFGGLY from the coding sequence ATGGGTAACTGTTCACAATGTGCAAGTAAAGATAAATGCACAACTCATGATAAAGAAAATTGTAATTCTACTAATGTTAATATAAAAGTACTGCCAAAGTACGGCAACATAAAGAATATAATTGGTGTAGTAAGTGGAAAAGGTGGAGTAGGTAAGTCAACAATAACAGGAATATTAGCTACACAATTAGCTAAAAAAGGTTATAAGGTTGGAGTGCTAGATGCAGATATTACAGGACCATCTATGCCTAGATTTTTTGGTATAAATGAAAAAAGAGCTAAGATGATGCCAATTGATGAGAATAACTTTATGTTTGAACCAGTGGAAACTTCAGCTGGAATAAGAGTTATATCTATGAATTTATTAACTCAAGTTGAAGATGAACCTGTAATTTGGAGAGGTCCTGTAATTACAGGAGTATTGAACCAAATGTATACAGATACAAACTGGGGAGAACTTGATTATCTTTTAATAGATATGCCTCCAGGAACAGGTGATATTGCATTAACAATAATGCAAAGCTTCCCTATAAAAGAATTAATAGTGGTTTCAACTCCACAAGCAATGGTTTCTATGATAGTTAAAAAACTTGTAACTATGGCACAAAAGGTTGGAGTTAATGTAAGAGGTGTAGTTGAAAACATGGCTTATATTGACTGTGATGGTTGTGGCAAGAAGATGAAAGTATTTTCAAAGAAATCTTCGGAGGAATGTGCAGAATATCTTGGGTTACCATTAATCTGTGAACTTCCTATTAATTTAGATTTTACAGAAGCATTAGAAGCTGGCAAAGCAGAACAATATGTATTAGAAAGCTCATTATATGAATTACATTTTGGCGGATTATATTAA
- a CDS encoding prolipoprotein diacylglyceryl transferase → MRPILFSIGNLHLYSYGLMIAIGIIAAYLILDRNARKFNYNDDHIFNMTIITVIMGILGGKVFYLLTISKTLIKDPSIAYKDLGSGFVVYGAIIFGALSVYIYCRRKKWDVLAVLDLVAPGVVLAQGFGRIGCFLAGCCYGAETKSKLSVVFPEQSLAPAGVHLYPTQIYSAIFDIALAIFLLWYLNRKKINGVIFSLYLIIYSIGRFIIEFFRADDRGTVGALSTSQFIAIFTLILGIIVLVVQILKGSRIKREEEK, encoded by the coding sequence ATGAGACCAATTTTATTTAGCATAGGAAATTTACATTTATATAGCTACGGATTAATGATAGCTATAGGCATAATAGCGGCATATTTGATTTTAGACAGAAATGCTAGAAAGTTCAATTATAATGATGATCATATTTTCAATATGACAATAATTACTGTGATTATGGGCATACTTGGAGGAAAGGTTTTTTATCTGCTAACTATATCTAAAACCTTAATTAAAGATCCATCAATAGCATACAAAGATTTAGGAAGTGGATTTGTTGTTTATGGAGCTATAATATTTGGGGCACTTTCAGTGTACATATATTGTAGACGAAAGAAATGGGATGTTCTAGCAGTGTTAGACTTAGTGGCACCAGGGGTAGTTTTGGCTCAAGGTTTTGGAAGAATAGGCTGCTTTTTGGCTGGTTGTTGCTATGGGGCAGAAACTAAATCAAAATTGTCTGTAGTTTTTCCAGAGCAATCTTTAGCACCTGCAGGTGTTCATCTATACCCTACACAAATATATTCAGCTATTTTTGATATAGCTTTGGCTATATTTTTACTATGGTACTTAAATAGAAAGAAGATAAATGGAGTGATTTTTTCATTGTATCTAATAATCTATAGTATTGGTAGGTTTATTATAGAGTTTTTTAGAGCTGATGATAGGGGAACAGTAGGAGCATTAAGTACATCTCAATTTATTGCAATATTCACTTTAATTTTAGGTATAATAGTTCTTGTAGTACAAATTTTAAAGGGAAGTAGGATAAAACGTGAAGAAGAAAAATAG
- the thiT gene encoding energy-coupled thiamine transporter ThiT, giving the protein MMSISDMLAKFIKNLQEFLSIPEKFSKIIVSPISIITMIGLLVLFIVLFKARKIKFDSKTIARVGLALALASILQCFKIYKFPQGGSVTLGSFIPILLIGFMYGPELGLFTGFIYGIINLLLDPYILTPVQVLFDYPLPFMCLGLTGFFRMKNGNGKISGFLNKYRNRFFDANILIGAFVAIFFKYLCHFISGVAFFAEYAGDMNPWLYSFIVNGSIGGAECLICLVILSILPVQRLMKEINRYN; this is encoded by the coding sequence ATGATGAGCATAAGCGATATGCTTGCAAAATTTATTAAGAACCTACAAGAATTCTTATCAATTCCAGAAAAATTTTCTAAAATCATTGTAAGCCCAATTAGTATAATAACTATGATCGGCTTATTGGTATTATTTATAGTTTTATTCAAGGCTAGAAAAATTAAATTTGATTCTAAAACAATTGCTAGAGTTGGACTAGCTTTAGCCTTAGCTTCTATACTTCAATGTTTTAAAATCTATAAATTTCCTCAAGGAGGAAGTGTTACCCTTGGTAGCTTTATTCCAATATTATTAATAGGTTTTATGTATGGCCCTGAACTTGGACTTTTCACTGGGTTTATATATGGAATAATTAATCTTTTATTAGATCCATATATCCTAACTCCTGTTCAAGTATTATTTGATTATCCATTACCATTTATGTGTCTTGGATTAACTGGATTCTTCAGAATGAAAAATGGAAACGGAAAAATTTCAGGTTTCCTTAACAAATATAGAAACAGATTTTTCGATGCAAATATCCTTATAGGTGCATTTGTTGCTATATTCTTCAAATACCTATGCCATTTTATTTCAGGCGTAGCTTTCTTTGCAGAATATGCTGGAGATATGAATCCTTGGCTATACTCTTTTATAGTAAACGGATCAATAGGTGGCGCTGAATGCTTAATCTGCCTAGTTATATTATCTATACTTCCTGTTCAACGCTTAATGAAGGAGATAAATCGTTATAACTAG
- a CDS encoding PadR family transcriptional regulator: protein MKNYDPNDIEDIKTEQKRLYDEYKRKLAELKKVQKEKEAVGQVFTKGLLPIYVLHILSKYSTNGNDISHKISERTNGLWIPSTGGIYPLLKKFEKEGLIVGEWDNPQKKFQKIYKITDLGIKELDNKKELLKVKMEEALTVFTIVHNDLYE from the coding sequence ATGAAAAACTATGATCCTAATGATATTGAGGATATAAAAACTGAACAAAAGCGACTTTATGATGAATATAAACGTAAATTGGCTGAACTAAAAAAAGTTCAAAAAGAAAAAGAAGCTGTGGGCCAAGTTTTTACCAAAGGATTACTTCCAATATATGTCCTACATATATTGAGCAAGTACTCCACCAATGGTAACGATATTTCACATAAAATAAGTGAACGAACTAATGGATTATGGATTCCAAGTACAGGTGGAATTTATCCTCTATTGAAAAAGTTCGAAAAAGAGGGGTTAATCGTAGGAGAATGGGATAACCCTCAGAAAAAGTTTCAAAAAATTTATAAGATAACTGACTTAGGTATAAAGGAGTTAGACAATAAAAAAGAACTACTAAAGGTGAAGATGGAAGAAGCCTTAACCGTATTCACTATAGTTCATAATGACTTATATGAATAA
- the rsmA gene encoding 16S rRNA (adenine(1518)-N(6)/adenine(1519)-N(6))-dimethyltransferase RsmA: MDIKDVKTQELVKKYNFKFSKSLGQNFLTDGSVLDSIVDGAEVCDEDLVIEIGPGVGTLTAQLLKKAKRVVAIELDEELIPILTEELGDNPNFQLIHKDALKVDFNEIIGEEKSVKLVANLPYYVTTPIIARLLSEGYNFKSLTIMIQKEVAERIDAEPNCKEYGALSIMVQYYCNTKIVRRVPPESFIPRPKVDSIVIRLDRLENPRVDLLNKKLFFEVVRSSFNMRRKTLWNGLKGIGLSKENLEMAFNNANIDMKRRGETLSVEEFAALANEIEKIKNQNKI; the protein is encoded by the coding sequence ATGGATATAAAGGATGTAAAAACTCAGGAACTTGTAAAGAAGTATAATTTTAAGTTTTCAAAGAGTCTAGGCCAAAACTTTCTTACAGATGGTTCAGTGCTAGATAGTATAGTTGATGGTGCTGAGGTTTGTGATGAAGACTTAGTAATAGAAATAGGCCCAGGAGTAGGTACTTTAACAGCTCAATTACTTAAAAAGGCTAAAAGAGTTGTAGCTATAGAGCTTGATGAAGAACTAATTCCTATATTAACAGAAGAGTTAGGAGACAATCCAAACTTTCAATTAATACATAAGGATGCTCTAAAGGTTGATTTTAATGAAATAATAGGGGAAGAAAAAAGTGTTAAGCTTGTTGCAAACTTACCTTATTACGTAACTACACCGATAATTGCTAGACTATTAAGTGAAGGTTATAATTTTAAATCACTTACAATAATGATACAAAAAGAAGTTGCAGAGAGAATAGATGCAGAACCTAATTGTAAAGAATATGGTGCATTATCAATTATGGTTCAATATTATTGTAATACCAAAATTGTTAGGAGAGTACCACCAGAATCATTTATACCTAGACCTAAAGTTGATTCTATAGTAATAAGATTAGACAGATTAGAAAATCCTAGGGTAGACTTATTAAATAAGAAACTATTTTTTGAAGTTGTAAGAAGTTCTTTTAATATGAGAAGAAAAACTTTATGGAATGGTTTAAAAGGAATAGGGTTATCTAAAGAAAACTTAGAAATGGCATTCAATAATGCTAATATAGATATGAAAAGAAGAGGTGAAACTCTCAGTGTAGAAGAATTTGCTGCACTTGCTAATGAAATAGAAAAAATAAAAAATCAGAATAAAATATAA
- a CDS encoding DegV family protein, with amino-acid sequence MEKIALITDSACDLSIEKLKEYNIFLLPFRIIYKDREFNDRIDIEPDYVYSRLPGEIPTTSLPDVSLIDETFSKIEAEGYTHAICVSVSSAMSGTYNSVRLVAENHPNLKCTLFDSKTVCAPVGAITLAVARMLEFGHSFDEITNALPLIRKNVTGFYTIETLEYLQRGGRIGRVAGTLGEFFDIKPIISVSDDGVYYSYSKARGKKQAVRKLKKLLLDFLEKDKYRIIIMQTGDLAEATEFLNEIKDNKNVIDICISPLSPALGVHVGPGLLGFTVLKEHPLYEKL; translated from the coding sequence TTGGAAAAAATCGCATTAATTACTGATAGTGCCTGCGACTTAAGTATAGAAAAATTGAAAGAATATAATATATTTTTACTTCCATTTAGAATTATATATAAGGATAGAGAATTTAACGATAGAATTGATATAGAGCCTGATTATGTTTATAGTAGATTACCTGGAGAAATACCTACAACTTCATTACCAGATGTTTCTCTAATAGATGAAACATTTTCAAAAATAGAAGCTGAAGGCTATACTCATGCAATTTGTGTATCTGTTTCAAGTGCCATGTCTGGAACTTATAACAGTGTAAGACTTGTTGCTGAAAATCATCCAAACTTAAAGTGTACTCTATTTGATTCCAAAACTGTATGTGCGCCTGTTGGAGCTATAACACTAGCTGTTGCTAGAATGCTTGAGTTTGGTCATTCTTTTGATGAAATAACAAACGCTCTACCTTTAATAAGAAAAAATGTAACTGGTTTTTATACTATAGAAACACTTGAATATCTACAAAGAGGTGGTAGAATAGGTCGAGTTGCTGGTACCCTAGGCGAATTTTTTGATATCAAACCTATAATATCAGTGTCTGATGACGGAGTTTATTACTCATACTCTAAAGCTAGAGGCAAAAAACAAGCTGTAAGAAAACTAAAGAAATTATTATTGGATTTCCTTGAAAAGGACAAATATAGAATTATTATCATGCAGACAGGAGATCTTGCAGAAGCAACTGAATTTTTAAACGAAATAAAAGATAATAAAAATGTTATAGATATTTGTATCTCTCCTCTTAGTCCAGCTTTAGGAGTGCACGTTGGTCCAGGATTGCTTGGTTTTACAGTACTAAAGGAGCACCCATTATATGAAAAACTATGA
- the rnmV gene encoding ribonuclease M5 yields the protein MIKEVIVVEGRDDVTAVKAAVDAEIIAVGGFGINYKVINRIKEAQKRQGVIVLTDPDFAGEKIRRIISKRVSGIKHAYISRAEGTKGDDIGVENASPEAIIKALEGAKALSKEKREEFNLADLMFFKLTGDKDSKVRRELLGKELRVGYGNANQLLSRLNNYEITKEEFVNAMKEVEKKLEEGAF from the coding sequence ATGATAAAGGAAGTTATAGTAGTTGAGGGGCGTGATGATGTTACAGCAGTGAAGGCAGCAGTAGATGCTGAAATTATAGCTGTAGGTGGTTTTGGTATAAACTATAAAGTTATTAACAGAATAAAAGAAGCTCAAAAGCGACAAGGGGTTATTGTTCTTACTGATCCAGATTTTGCAGGAGAAAAGATAAGAAGAATAATATCGAAAAGGGTTTCAGGTATTAAGCATGCATACATATCAAGAGCTGAGGGAACAAAAGGTGATGACATAGGTGTAGAAAATGCAAGTCCAGAAGCTATAATAAAGGCTTTAGAAGGAGCAAAAGCGTTAAGTAAAGAAAAGAGAGAAGAATTCAATCTAGCAGATTTGATGTTTTTTAAACTTACAGGAGATAAGGATTCGAAAGTTAGAAGAGAACTTCTAGGTAAAGAATTAAGGGTTGGTTATGGCAATGCAAATCAGTTATTATCAAGGTTAAATAATTATGAAATAACTAAAGAGGAATTTGTTAATGCTATGAAAGAAGTAGAAAAAAAATTAGAAGAAGGAGCTTTTTAA